One halophilic archaeon DL31 genomic region harbors:
- a CDS encoding hypothetical protein (KEGG: hla:Hlac_2765 hypothetical protein), producing MAGPGQIPGRYNLVIEGAYETFEHQIPVEEFVQRLKEDDVPDLVSVVGLSEALAEEDLANELAHEMDRRANDLEYQSPTVQFVVEGSFHRSGKTYDLRYEDELHSLQQVFGPQLERKEDGEWLVAPF from the coding sequence ATGGCAGGCCCCGGACAGATACCTGGACGCTACAATCTCGTTATCGAAGGTGCGTATGAGACCTTCGAGCATCAGATTCCTGTAGAGGAGTTTGTACAGCGACTCAAAGAAGACGACGTTCCGGATCTTGTGAGTGTTGTTGGTCTCTCAGAAGCCTTGGCAGAGGAGGACCTGGCTAATGAGTTGGCTCATGAGATGGACCGACGCGCAAACGATTTAGAGTACCAAAGTCCGACGGTACAGTTCGTCGTCGAAGGTTCGTTCCATCGAAGTGGGAAAACGTACGATCTACGGTACGAGGATGAACTTCACTCTCTCCAGCAGGTTTTCGGACCGCAGCTTGAACGAAAGGAAGACGGTGAGTGGCTCGTCGCACCGTTTTAA
- a CDS encoding hypothetical protein (KEGG: hla:Hlac_2767 hypothetical protein), which produces MSTVDEVYEYGQDTFNVPERGEIRIEGCPSSIGDQLRRASFTQESPGVFTKSQAALDSDQEYEVVTVTVDGDENEVLHVEATDIIGVVSLTPSSKVQVDPKIDWEHIFDMLLAVYDQNRSIEYHGIPLQDFLSDDIHLDDVFVVLAINYLDGLETIHRQGYIRDLVIRRLDSLDGRGEIDVEQTLLNHGRGTLEPHWIRNETEYDNAANSLLHFAGKTLLRLFRQNSHENDHPAYDRIFSEVHREVERLESMGVSSGLDRMDAYRRLSLSDLPKQRRYYQKAFDVAKAVMSSSLGQQLRDGPRELVVDYVLNMESLFEQYSQVVIERELSYIKSYDHLGDLDDVTPVRSPSVNPFEGEGQIYHEPDHALQEGDKTLAVLDSKYYAEGHDPVKESPSRSRLFSYAYLLHSDRLAFLCPLLEPKRRRVTQTDAELQIVSPEQEFTLGGYGDVVHDYLHDVLVRKSAELEAFRAVAENRLCLDGVEETDLTDSKSMRGPFTFKDSRDFSLRVLKAAADEHSWEVRNRYDLEQDGDWTREQIETRCEQRYEHTTTCVPVFCREQGQEWIDLYFLNGSGGVEKEGPLKLL; this is translated from the coding sequence ATGAGTACGGTTGACGAAGTTTACGAGTACGGGCAGGACACCTTCAATGTCCCCGAGCGCGGGGAGATCCGAATAGAGGGCTGTCCGTCGTCCATCGGGGACCAGCTTCGTCGCGCGTCATTTACACAGGAGAGTCCTGGTGTCTTCACGAAGAGTCAGGCCGCACTCGACTCAGATCAGGAGTACGAGGTCGTGACGGTCACCGTAGACGGCGACGAGAACGAGGTACTCCACGTTGAGGCGACGGACATCATCGGTGTCGTGAGCCTCACGCCGTCGTCGAAGGTGCAGGTCGATCCGAAGATCGACTGGGAACACATCTTCGACATGCTCCTGGCTGTCTACGACCAGAACCGATCTATCGAGTATCACGGAATTCCGCTGCAGGACTTCCTCTCTGACGACATCCATCTTGACGACGTGTTCGTGGTGCTGGCGATCAACTACCTGGATGGCTTGGAGACGATCCACCGGCAGGGGTACATCCGGGATCTGGTCATCAGACGGCTCGACAGTCTCGATGGGCGGGGGGAAATCGACGTCGAACAAACGTTGTTGAACCACGGGCGCGGAACGTTGGAGCCACACTGGATCCGCAACGAGACCGAGTACGACAACGCCGCGAACTCGCTGCTTCACTTCGCTGGAAAGACGCTCCTTCGACTCTTCCGACAGAATTCTCACGAGAACGACCACCCTGCATACGATCGAATCTTCTCCGAAGTACACCGCGAAGTGGAGCGTCTGGAGAGTATGGGTGTCAGCAGCGGGCTGGACCGGATGGACGCGTATCGACGCCTCTCACTGAGCGACCTTCCAAAGCAACGACGGTACTACCAGAAGGCGTTCGACGTCGCCAAGGCAGTGATGTCGTCGTCGCTCGGCCAGCAACTCCGTGATGGCCCACGAGAACTGGTCGTGGACTACGTCCTGAACATGGAGTCGCTGTTCGAGCAGTACTCTCAGGTCGTTATCGAGCGCGAACTCTCGTACATCAAGTCCTACGACCACCTCGGAGACCTCGACGACGTGACACCCGTTCGGTCACCATCGGTGAACCCGTTCGAGGGTGAAGGGCAGATATACCACGAACCAGACCACGCCCTGCAGGAAGGTGACAAGACACTGGCTGTACTGGACTCGAAATACTACGCAGAGGGTCACGATCCCGTGAAGGAATCGCCGTCCAGATCACGGCTCTTCAGTTACGCGTATCTCCTCCACTCAGATCGGCTCGCATTTCTGTGTCCGCTTCTCGAACCGAAGCGACGGCGAGTTACCCAGACAGATGCCGAACTGCAGATCGTTTCGCCCGAGCAGGAGTTTACGTTGGGTGGGTATGGCGACGTCGTCCACGACTATCTGCACGACGTACTTGTCCGCAAGTCTGCTGAACTCGAAGCCTTCCGGGCTGTCGCGGAAAACCGACTGTGCCTTGACGGTGTCGAAGAGACGGATCTGACCGACTCGAAGTCGATGAGAGGTCCGTTCACGTTCAAGGATTCTCGGGATTTCTCCTTACGTGTTCTCAAGGCTGCCGCCGACGAACACTCTTGGGAGGTCCGAAACCGGTACGATCTGGAGCAGGACGGTGACTGGACGCGGGAACAGATCGAAACGCGGTGTGAACAGCGTTACGAGCATACGACGACGTGCGTACCGGTGTTCTGTCGTGAACAGGGGCAAGAATGGATTGACCTATACTTCCTGAACGGCAGTGGTGGAGTCGAGAAAGAGGGTCCTTTGAAACTCCTCTAA
- a CDS encoding ATPase associated with various cellular activities AAA_5 (KEGG: nmg:Nmag_0379 ATPase associated with various cellular activities AAA_5~PFAM: ATPase associated with various cellular activities, AAA-5~SMART: ATPase, AAA+ type, core) — MSDSSDDYTLEDAQDEVGILRRVTDDVVEAIQNAESEDVLEFLIEDEKLDVVHDGERGLGQVRRAVLESPLASDRLKRIVSLRGDETPEEILVPNDVERNAKVALEAGKPVVLYGPTGTGKTTFAKQLARETGIGYTLNTATPSWTPSDIIGGISPDYTGDSLSYRTKLGCVSEAVQRARRFDVEYGVILDEITRADISKIFGPLYTAIENPHQTIFETDEGETIELDERVNIICTMNMSDRTVNELDNAITRRFAMIELDEYEEDKRRQLFKDWITTHVTDHTDLGESEILRLFERDYQGINHGHESTSQGSIMRFGPMHYRDVAVFLGVGCREGGEYEYDQTDAVGQAFRTYIVPRLLNAAAFPQIERIAEHYRAMNGEFEEFDLSPAAELAERELEQERRQMGSYE, encoded by the coding sequence ATGAGTGACTCGTCGGACGACTATACGCTTGAGGATGCGCAAGACGAAGTCGGAATTCTTCGCCGTGTAACCGACGACGTCGTCGAAGCAATCCAGAACGCGGAGAGCGAAGACGTACTGGAGTTTTTGATTGAGGACGAAAAACTCGACGTGGTCCACGACGGAGAGCGTGGTCTGGGTCAGGTCCGACGGGCCGTACTTGAGTCTCCATTGGCGTCAGATCGGCTCAAGCGTATTGTAAGTCTCCGCGGCGACGAAACGCCCGAAGAGATACTCGTCCCGAACGACGTTGAGCGGAACGCGAAGGTCGCACTGGAAGCGGGCAAGCCAGTCGTCCTGTATGGGCCGACCGGGACAGGGAAGACGACATTTGCTAAGCAACTCGCTCGTGAAACCGGAATCGGATACACCCTCAACACTGCCACTCCCTCGTGGACGCCGTCGGACATCATCGGCGGCATCAGTCCGGACTACACCGGCGACTCACTAAGCTACCGAACGAAACTCGGCTGCGTGTCCGAAGCCGTTCAGCGTGCTCGCCGGTTCGACGTCGAATACGGCGTCATCCTCGATGAGATTACGCGAGCGGACATATCGAAGATATTTGGTCCGCTGTACACTGCAATCGAGAACCCACACCAAACCATCTTTGAGACCGACGAAGGTGAGACTATTGAGCTGGACGAGCGGGTGAACATCATCTGTACGATGAACATGTCCGACCGGACGGTGAACGAACTCGATAACGCCATCACCCGCCGGTTCGCCATGATCGAGTTGGACGAGTACGAGGAGGACAAGCGCCGTCAGCTGTTCAAAGACTGGATCACCACGCACGTCACCGACCACACCGACCTCGGAGAAAGTGAGATTCTCCGGCTGTTCGAACGTGACTACCAGGGTATCAATCACGGCCACGAATCGACGTCGCAAGGGTCGATTATGCGGTTCGGCCCGATGCATTACCGCGACGTCGCCGTCTTCCTCGGCGTCGGCTGTCGGGAAGGCGGAGAGTACGAGTACGACCAGACAGACGCGGTCGGACAGGCATTCCGGACGTACATCGTTCCGCGATTGCTGAACGCCGCCGCGTTCCCGCAGATCGAGCGCATCGCGGAACACTACCGCGCGATGAACGGTGAGTTCGAGGAGTTCGATCTCTCGCCGGCAGCAGAGCTCGCCGAACGGGAACTCGAACAGGAACGACGCCAGATGGGCTCCTACGAGTAA
- a CDS encoding hypothetical protein (KEGG: hla:Hlac_2766 hypothetical protein), translating into MSSEMTSHDPLSNDDGFWGLLLGKKYDKVPESERTLENLVSEFYVGRTKRIDTRFESIDDLIAGLEDQSADQAQQTLLTIWAEEKWAQKSSGSNGFQVESNFEDELQRLKEEGLFVEQLANNFTLVWPSKEVRVTTREDDRVRSRLFEQAHPLFVRKEDGSEVEVRGAKNRIKKFSKTFTDSDGVDRIERSQTTQPVIDGLASIFNDEIEALTLTEVEFQRTYLPDGSSLSLSNPAGVRNDLNSEAVFQELVDLQSLSELSHLEFNHNKTGKKVELKVEREETGFYFEIQDRYLPESEKEAIQLLIEDKLGISFDSIYPYDVQLRDSYIFHQILTGAVDTYIRYFDDLPEEERSLLNEFIEVSEIDTFECYRCHEVYEGEEPDECEECEGDSFRDEIRREVSVDDEAIHEAALEALKETGDTLSDNGINFLDVTIDAYETKNNDYIRTTFQEVASAGKEANTHRYEYINYCLGNGRLPRRINQYLLNSVLIVYGKAYLNGREHFGTINLHDLLMTDSPEDLLVSAIRNSKSQFRNRIIGRADDAFERLQDLHQRGTAGEFDDLSQEERKELKDDYDYNGFERDVFYLLKFMFLFTERWGREGETETDGCLVIPEEDGYFIASYDPKLTYTKKGYDLDAGEKNKAAWYMVTENLGGALSVSLSDDENLDAHLFVSNNFREGQFPHVASRVQEWFEQSEDVEKGGIPVAFLPLESLLSLYEIFDRHYDPIIEYPSVKAAFRRAFTEKVKNGEDGYSVVDTDACDTVEEQVLQALRGTTRSRTLKDHTE; encoded by the coding sequence ATGAGTAGCGAGATGACATCACATGACCCCCTCTCGAACGATGATGGGTTCTGGGGTCTACTGCTTGGGAAGAAATATGACAAAGTCCCAGAATCAGAACGGACGCTTGAAAATCTCGTCTCGGAATTCTACGTTGGGCGTACGAAACGTATCGACACCCGGTTTGAGTCGATCGACGACCTAATCGCAGGATTAGAAGACCAATCGGCAGATCAGGCTCAACAAACTCTCCTCACAATCTGGGCAGAGGAAAAATGGGCTCAAAAGAGCAGCGGCAGCAACGGCTTCCAGGTGGAATCTAATTTCGAAGATGAGCTTCAACGACTCAAAGAGGAGGGGCTCTTCGTGGAGCAGTTGGCTAACAATTTCACATTGGTATGGCCGAGTAAGGAGGTCCGTGTAACCACTCGGGAAGATGATCGTGTCAGGAGCCGATTGTTTGAGCAAGCCCACCCACTGTTCGTACGGAAAGAGGATGGTAGTGAAGTAGAGGTACGGGGTGCAAAAAATCGAATCAAGAAGTTCTCAAAGACCTTCACAGACAGTGATGGGGTTGATAGAATAGAGAGATCACAAACGACTCAACCCGTTATTGATGGCCTTGCGTCCATCTTCAATGACGAGATTGAAGCGCTCACACTCACAGAGGTGGAGTTCCAACGAACGTATCTCCCTGATGGATCCTCACTTTCCCTCAGCAACCCTGCAGGAGTTCGTAACGACCTCAACTCGGAAGCTGTCTTTCAGGAACTGGTCGATCTACAAAGCCTCTCCGAACTCTCCCATCTCGAATTTAACCACAATAAGACTGGGAAGAAGGTTGAGTTGAAAGTAGAGCGTGAAGAGACTGGATTCTACTTCGAAATCCAAGACCGGTATCTTCCTGAGTCAGAAAAAGAGGCAATCCAATTACTGATCGAGGACAAACTGGGAATCTCGTTCGACAGCATCTATCCTTATGACGTCCAGTTACGTGATTCATACATTTTCCACCAGATTCTCACTGGCGCAGTTGACACTTATATTCGATATTTCGATGACCTGCCAGAGGAAGAACGGTCGCTCCTAAACGAATTTATCGAAGTGTCTGAAATTGATACGTTTGAGTGCTACCGGTGTCACGAAGTATATGAAGGAGAGGAACCGGATGAATGCGAGGAATGTGAAGGGGACAGCTTCAGAGATGAAATTCGACGAGAGGTTAGCGTTGACGATGAGGCAATCCATGAAGCAGCACTTGAGGCACTGAAAGAGACCGGTGACACGCTATCTGATAATGGAATTAATTTCTTAGACGTCACAATCGATGCGTATGAGACAAAAAACAACGACTACATCAGAACCACATTCCAAGAAGTGGCGAGTGCAGGAAAAGAAGCCAACACCCACCGATACGAGTATATCAACTACTGTCTCGGAAATGGTCGTCTTCCTCGACGCATCAATCAATACCTGCTAAACTCAGTTCTCATTGTTTACGGGAAAGCATATCTCAACGGACGAGAGCACTTTGGAACTATCAATCTACATGACCTGTTGATGACCGATTCCCCAGAAGACCTTCTTGTCTCAGCGATTCGTAACAGCAAGTCTCAGTTCAGGAATCGGATTATCGGGCGGGCTGATGATGCGTTTGAGCGTCTCCAAGACCTTCATCAGCGCGGTACAGCAGGCGAATTTGACGACCTATCACAGGAGGAACGGAAGGAACTGAAAGATGACTACGATTACAACGGGTTTGAACGGGACGTATTCTATCTCCTGAAGTTTATGTTCCTCTTCACTGAGCGGTGGGGCCGAGAAGGAGAAACAGAAACAGACGGCTGCCTCGTAATTCCGGAGGAGGATGGATACTTCATCGCAAGTTACGATCCAAAGCTCACCTACACTAAGAAGGGATACGACCTAGATGCCGGAGAGAAGAACAAAGCGGCATGGTACATGGTTACGGAAAACCTCGGCGGCGCTCTCTCAGTTTCGCTTTCAGACGACGAAAATCTGGATGCCCACCTCTTCGTCTCGAATAACTTCCGGGAAGGTCAATTCCCCCATGTCGCCTCTCGTGTTCAGGAGTGGTTCGAACAGAGTGAAGACGTTGAAAAAGGGGGAATCCCGGTTGCATTCCTCCCACTCGAATCCTTGTTGTCACTTTACGAAATCTTCGATCGGCATTACGATCCCATCATCGAATACCCCTCAGTGAAAGCTGCATTCAGAAGAGCGTTCACAGAGAAGGTCAAAAATGGAGAGGATGGATACTCTGTTGTTGATACAGACGCTTGCGACACCGTCGAAGAGCAAGTACTACAGGCATTGAGGGGGACTACCCGGAGTAGAACGCTCAAAGACCACACTGAATAG